From Microbacterium rhizosphaerae:
GAGCTGCTCGAACACGGCGACCGCCGCAACGTCGTGGACGGCTATCGCTATTGGACGATGGAGGCCATCGTCGCCGATCTCGACGCGCGCCGGCACGCCTTCCATGTCGCGATCGAGAACTGGCAGCACGACATGAACATCGGCTCGATCGTGCGCAGCGCCAACGCCTTCCTCGCCGCAGAGGTGCACATCATCGGCAAGCGGCGCTGGAACAAGCGCGGCGCCATGGTCACCGACCGCTACCAGCATGTGCGGCATCACGAGGATGTCGCCGCGTTCGCCGCGTGGGCGAGGGATGCCGGCATCCCGATCTTCGCCGTCGACAACATCGAGGGCGCGGTCCCCGTCGAGCGGGCCGAGCTCCCGGAGCGCTGCGTGCTGCTGTTCGGGCAGGAGGGGCCCGGCCTGTCCCCGGAGGCGCTGGCCGCCGCATCCGGCCATGTCGAGATCACCCAGTACGGCTCGACGCGGTCGATCAACGCCAGCGCCGCGGCCGCCGTCGTCATGTACGAGTGGTGCCGCCGCTGGGCCTGAGCGCGCTCTCAGACCGGGATGGCAGTCCAGGCGGAGCCCCGGACGCGGAAGCCGAGCGTGCCGAGTCGCGCGAGCATGTACACGCCGAAGAAGGCGACCGACAGCCACGCGAGTCCCGCGGCGCCGGAGCCGAACACGGCGACCAGCAGGAGCGCCGGCGCGTAGACCACGAGGTTGATCAGCCCGGCGAGGGCGAGATAGCGTCCGTCGCCCGCGCCGATGAGCACGCCGTCGAGCACGAACACGATGGAGCAGAGAGGCTGGGCGACCGCGAGCACGACGAGGGCGGGCTGGATGGGGGTGGATGCTGCGGCATCCCCCGTGAACAGGAACCCGAGTACTCCCGAGAGCGCGCCCACCCCGCAGCCGACGATGACGCCGAACCACGCGCCCCACGCGACGGTGCGCGCGAGCACGTGCCGCACCTCGTGGACGTCGCCGGCGCCGAGGGACTTGCCGATGAGGGCTTGGGCGGCGATGGCGAGCGCGTCGAGCGCGAACGCCGCGGTGGAGAAGATCGTGAAGACGATCTGCCAACCCGCGAGCTCCTTCGTCCCCAGACCGGAGGCCACGGCGACGGTCGAGAGCAGCGCGATGCGCAGGGACAGCGTGCGCAGGAAGAGCCACCCTCCCGCGCGCGCCGAGCCCCGCACGCCCTGGGAACGCGGCAGCACCGGTGCGCGATGGCGGCGAGCGAGGCGCCCGACGATCCACACGTAGGCGGCGACCATCGCCCACTGCGCGACCACCGTTCCGGCCGCCGAGCCGGCGACGCCCCACTGCAGGCCGTAGATGAAGAACGCGTTCAGCAGGATGTTGGCGCCGAACCCGGCGGCCGCGATCCACAGCGGTGTGACGGTGTTCTGCATGCCGCGCAGCAGGCCGGTCGCCGCGAAGACGATGAGCATGGCCGGCAGGCCCCACACCGAGATGCCGAGGTACGAGCGCGCGAGCTCGGAGACCTCAGGGGTCGCGCCGAACAGCTGCACGATGAGCGGCGTCGCGACGAACCCGGCGAGGGCCAGTGCCGCGCCGATGCCGAGGGCGAGCCACATCCCGTCGACACCGGCGGACACCGCCGTCGAGAAGTCTCCGGCGCCGAACCGGCGGGCGACCGCCGGTGTCGTGGCGTACGCGAGGAACACCATGAGCCCGACGATCGTCTGCAGCACCGCGGAGCCGATCGCGAGCGCGGCCAGCGGTGCAGGCCCGAGGTGGCCGACCATCGCCGAGTCGGCGATGAGGAACAGCGGCTCCGCGATGAGCGACCCGAGCGCCGGCACCGCGAGGCGCAGGATGTCGCGGTTCAGGGTCGCATGGGCAGGCACCCTCCGAGCGTAGAGGGGTGTCAGCGCGCGCCGAAGTCCACGTCTTCGGACGTGACGACCGCGGCCGTCTTGCCGGGTGCCGACTGGAAACTCCAGTAGAGGTTCGTATGAGCGATCACCTGGTCGACGGGCGGCGCGCCCCACTCGGTCTTGTCGCCGGCGGTGTGCGCATCCGACACGAGCGTCGTGTCGTAGCCGCGGACGAAGGCGCCGTGGATGGTCGATCGGATGCAGGCATCCGTCTCGGCGCCGGCCACGACGAGTCGATCGACACTGAGGCCCGCGAGGACGTCTTCGAGGTCGGTGCCCTCGAACGAATCGCCGTGCTGCTTGTGGATGTGCGCCTCGCCGTCGGCGGGAACGAGCTCGGGCACGAGCGCCCACTCGGTCGTTCCGACCTCCATGCCCTCGTCGTTGTGCTGCACCCAGATCACGGGCACACCCGCGTCGCGGGCGCGGTCGACCAGCCCGACGATCCGCCCGACGACCGCGTCGCGCTCATAGGCCGAGCCCACCACGTCGTTCTGCACATCCACCACCAGCAGCGCCGTCCGGCCACGGTTCTCGAGAGTCGACATCCTGTCCTCCATCCGTCCCCCGCGACGCTACGCCTTGCCCCGGACATCGGCGCCGAGCAATAGTGTTGGAACCATGACCGTCTCCCCCCGTTCCGGTCTCGCCCTCGATGAGCTGAGCGCCGAGATCCGCCCGCAGGACGACCTCTTCCGGCACGTGAATGGCAGCTGGATCGAGACCACCGAGATCCCGGACGACAAGGCGCGATGGGGCTCCTTCCACCTCATCGCCGAGCAGGCCGAGAAGGATGTCCGCACGATCATCGACGAGTCGCAGGATGCCGATCCCGACACGGAGGCTCGCAAGATCGGCGACCTCTACGCGAGCTTCATGGACACCGACCGCGTGGCCGAGCTCGGCGCGTCCCCGCTGGCTCCCCGGCTCGAGCGCGTCGACGCGATCGACTCGGTCGAGACGTTCCTGCGCACGGTCGGCGAGTTCGAGCGCGACGGCGTCGGCGGCATCATCGACCTGTACGTCGAGCCCGACCCGGGCGATCCCACGCGGTACGTGCCCTTCCTCGTGCAGGCCGGCATCACCCTGCCGGACGAGAGCTACTACCGGCTCGACAACTTCGCAGAGACGCGCATCGCGTATCGCGAGCACATCGAGCGCATCCTCGCCCTCGCCGGAATCGAGGATGCGGGCGCCCAGGCCGATCGCGTCTTCGCCCTCGAGACCGAGCTCGCCGCGCAGCACTGGGACAACGTCCGCAGTCGCGACGCGGTCGAGACCTACAACCTCCGCACGTGGGACGAGGTGGTCGCACTCGCGGGCGTCGATCTGAAGCCCTGGCTCGACGGCATCGCACCCGGCCGCCCCGAGGCCTTCGCCGAGGTTGTCCTCTATCAGCCGAGCTTCATCGAGGGGCTCGGCGGCCTTCTCACGGCCGGGCGGATCGAGGACTGGAAGGCCTGGCTGCGCTTCAAGATCGTGCACGGCGCGGCGGCGTTCCTCTCCGACGACTTCGTCGACGAGAACTTCTCGTTCTACGGCACGCAGCTCACCGGCGTGCCGGTCAACCGCGAGCGCTGGAAGCGCGGTGTGAGCGTCGTCGAGGCCGCGCTCGGCGAGGCCGTCGGCCGCGTGTACGTCCAGCGGCACTTCCCGCCGGCGGCAAAGGAGGCGATGGACCAGCTCGTCGCCGACCTCGTCGAGGCCTACCGCCGATCGATCGTCGAGCTCGAGTGGATGGGTGCCGAGACGCGCGAGCGTGCTCTCGCCAAGCTGGATGCCTTCACGCCGAAGATCGGCTTCCCGGTGAAGTGGAAGGACTACTCGACCCTCGAGATCGACGCATCCGATCTCGTCGGCAACATCCGGCGCGCCCACGTGCACGAGCACGACCGGCAGCTGGCCAAGATCGGCCAGCCGATCGATCGCGACGAGTGGTTCATGACGCCGCAGACCGTCAACGCGTACTACAACCCGCTCATGAACGAGATCGTGTTCCCCGCGGCGATCCTGCAGTACCCGTTCTTCGACGCAGACCGCGACGCTGCCGCCAATTACGGCGGCATCGGCGCGGTGATCGGCCACGAGATCGGCCACGGCTTCGACGACCAGGGCAGCCGTTACGACGGCGACGGATCGCTGCGCGACTGGTGGACCGACGACGACCGCGCCGCGTTCGAGGAGCGCACGAAGGCGCTCATCAGCCAGTACGACGCGCTGTCGCCCCGCGGTCTGCCCGAGCACCACGTCAACGGCGCCCTCACGATCGGCGAGAACATCGGCGATCTCGGCGGCCTCGGCATCGCCCTGAAGGCGTACGCCATCGCGCTCGAGCGTGAGGGCGGCCCTTCGACAGGCTCAGGGACCGATGGTGGCCCTTCGACAGGCTCAGGGACCGCGACAGGCTCAGGGACCGGGGCAGGCCCTTCGACAGGCTCAGGGACCGGGGGGGACGAGGTCGACGGATTCACCGGCATCCAGCGACTCCTGCTCAGCTGGGCCCAGATCTGGCAGCAGAAGGGGCGGGATGCCGAGACCATCCGCCTGCTGACAATCGATCCGCACTCCCCGAACGAGTTCCGCTGCAACCAGATCGTGCGCAACATCGACGCGTTCTACGATGCATTCGACGTCACCGAGTCGGACGCACTGTGGCTGCCTGTCGACCAGCGTGTCACCATCTGGTGACCGCCGCGTGACCCGCCGGTCGTGACGGACTCCGAGTCGGAGCCCGCATCCACTCCGTACCCGCCCCCATCCCCCTCAGGACCCATGTCCGAAACCCGAGCGTCGCGTCGCTCCCGCAATGAACCCCAGCCCGTTCCCCCGACGGGATCCTCAGCCGTACCCGAGGAGCGCGCCTCGGCGCCGATGTCGAGGCGCTCCCGCTCGACGCCTGCTCCACAGCGGTCGTCGACGTCACCCCGCCGGGAGGCCGGTGCCCGCCGCGCCGTCGCTGCATCGCCCCCGCCGGCACCGGGGCGCCGCTCGGCCAAGCCCGCGCGGCGGGGGACCGCCGCGCCGTTCCCCACGACGCTCGCTGCGCTCGACGAGCTCGCGGCCGCCGGTGCGAAGGTCGCGGTGCGCATCGTGGATCTCGACCGCGGCTCCGTCATCCTCGCCGGCGACGACAGCACGACCCTGCCCATCGCCGGGCTGGGCGTCGTCCCACTGCTGATCGAGGTGGCGACGGAGTTCGAGCGGGGCACGCTGCATCCCTACGAGATCATCGACCGGACCACGCTCGAGCCGGTGGAGACGGGCGGGGTGTGGCAGCACCTGAAGGCGCCGGCGCTGCCGCTCATCGACCTTGCCGTGCTCGCTGCGGCAACGGGCGACGCCATCGCGACGAACGCGCTGATCGACCGGGTCGGGCTGCCCGCGGTGCGCGCCCGCATCGAGTCGATGGGGCTGTCGCGGTCGGCGCTGCTCGACCGCTTCCGCGACCACCGCGGGCCCGACGACGCACCGCATTTCGCCCTCGGCTCCGCCGAGGAGCTGGCCTCGATGTTCGCGGCGCTCGTGAACTCCGAGGCGATCTCGGCCGGTGTGAGCGCCCAGGTCGCCGAGTGGCTGAGCCTCAACCACGACCTGTCGCTCGTCGCATCCGCCACCGGCCTTGACCCGTTCGCCCACGAGAACGACGACCACGGCCTGCTCTTCATCAACAAGACCGGCCGCGACGACGGCGTGCGCGTCGAGGCGGGCGTGCTCGCCGGACCGCGGGCCGGCGTCGCCTACGCCCTGATCGTCTGCTTCGACGACCTGTCGATCATGCACCGGCTGCGTGCGCACGGAGTCTTCCGGGCGCTCGGAGTCGAGCTGATGGAGTACGTCTACTAGAAGACGATCGTGTGGTTGCCGTGCCGGATGACCCGGTCCTCGGCGTGCCACAGCACCGCCCGGGACAGGACCTGACGCTCGACGTCGGCGCCGCGACGGGCGAGTTCGGCCGCCGAGTCGGCATGCGTGACGCGGACGGTGTCCTGTTCGATGATCGGCCCCTCGTCGAGGTCGCTCGTCACGTAGTGCGAGGTCGCGCCGATGAGCTTCACGCCGCGCTCCTTCGCCTTGCGGTACGGCTCGGCGCCGATGAAGGCCGGCAGGAACGAGTGGTGGATGTTGATGACCGGCACCCCGACCCGCTCGAGGAACTCCGGCGAGAGGATCTGCATGTAGCGCGCGAGCACGACGAAGTCGACGTTGCCGGCGAGCAGATCCAGGATGCGCGCCTCCGATGCGCTCTTGTCGGGCCCAGGTGTCGACGGCACATGGAAGAACGGCACGCCGAACGATCGCACGTCCTCCGCAGCCGTCGTGTGGTTCGAGACGACCATGGGGATCGACACCGGCAGGTCGCCGCGGCGGTGGCGCCACAGCAGGTCGAGCAGGCAGTGGTCCTGCTTCGAGGCCAGGATCGCCATCCGTTTCGGCGTCGACTGGTCGGTGAGCGACCACTGCAGGTCGAAGCCGCTGGCGAGCGTGCTCTCGAGATCGGCGCGGATCTCGGGCAGCGCCGCGGCGAGATCGGGCCGGTGGAACACGACGCGCTGGAAGTACGCGCCGCCCGTCGGGTCGTCGGAGTACTGGTCGAACGCGACGATGTTGCCCCGGTTGCGTGTGATCAGCGCCGAGACGGCCGCGACGATTCCCGGCTGGTCCTTCCCGTGCACGATCAGGCAGGCGTGGTCGGGGCGGAGGTGGGGGGCGGGCATGCATCGATTCTGCCCCACGGTCACGGCATCCATCTTGACAATTCTGAGTTCTGTATACAGAATACGGAGTGCCCGTCCAGCACCAGCGGGTGCGACCTTCAAAGACGAAAGAGGTAGGGACATGTCCCGCATCACCCCGAAGATGAGGTACATCATCGCGATCGGCGCAGCCTCCGCGCTGGCGGTCGGCATGGCCGGCTGCAGTGGAGGCAGCGGCTCGGGCAGCAGCGGGAAGACCGTCGTCTTCTCGACGTGGGGCTCGGCCGATGAACTCAAGCGGTTCAAGGAGTTCGACGCCGACTTCATGAAGCGCCACCCCGACATCACGGTCAAGCTGCAGCCCGTGGCCGACTACGGCGACTACCACTCGAAGCTGCTCGCGCAGCTGGCGAGCAACACCGCCCCCGACGTCTTCTACGTCGGCGACGACAAGATCGGCCAGTTCGTCGACTCCGGCCGGCTCATGGACATGACGACGCTCATGAACTCCAGCGCCAGCAAGTCCAAGCCCGACGACTTCTTCCCCGGCCTGTTCGGCGCCGCCGTGAAAGACGGCAAGTACTACGCCGCGCCCAACGACGCGAACCCCGATGTCCTGTGGTTCGACCTCGCCGCGCTGAAGAAGGCGGGCATCACCGACAACCCGGCCGACCTCGCCGCCAAGGGCGAGTGGACGACCTCGACGTACCTGGCCATGAACGACAAGCTGAAGGCGGCCGGCCTCACCGGCTCGATCTTCTGGAACTACTGGTCGACCCACTACAGCTGGATCTCGTCTCAGGGCGGGGTCGCCTACGACAGGTCCGGCGCCTTCGTCGGCAACACCGATCCGACGACCGAGTCCGCTGTCGGCCAGCTCGGCGATGGCTTCCAGAAGGGCAAGTTCGTCGTCGCGGACACCCTGCCCGAGGGCGCCGGCGCGGACAGCATGTTCGTGACGCACAAGGTGGGCTTCTACATCGAGGGCCGCTACGGCATCGCGACGGCCAAGCAGTCCGGCAGCCCCGCGGACTACGACATCGCGCCGTGGCCGACGCCCGACGGCACGCAGGCGCCCACCGGTGTCGCGACGTCGTACCTCGCCATGAACAAGGCGACGACCTCGAAGGATGCCGCGTTCACGTTCTGGACCGAGTGGCTGAGCGCCGAGGGCCAGACCTTCCGCCTCGCCGACGCGGGCAACGCCGTGCCGTCGATCAAGGGCGCGGACAAGGTCGTCCTCGAGGGCGGCTACCCGGCCCACGCGCAGACGTTCCTCGACATGCGCGACATCGGCTTCGAGGACTATGCGACCGAGGCGCGCGTCCCGAACCTGTCGACCGACATCAGCGACCTGTACCTCAAGCTGTATCAGGGCAAGGCGACGGCCAAGGAGACCCTCGACCAGAGCGCTGCGCTGATCAAGAGCAAGACCGGCGAGTGAGATGACGGGGATCGCCGCGGGCGAGCGGGAGCTGCAGGCTGAGCTTGCAGCTCCCGGCGAGCCGCAACTCCTGCGCAAAGAGGCGGCGTGGCGTCGCCGCGACCGCCGGTGGGGCTACGTCTTCGTCGCCCCGCAGCTGCTCGGCATGACGCTGTTCGTCGTCCTCCCGTTCGCGGCGAGCCTCGTCCTCGCGTTCGCCCAGTGGGACGGCCTCGGCACGCTCACCTGGGTGGGCCTCCAGAACTTCACGAAGGAGTTCCAGGATGCGCTGCTGTGGAAGTCCATCGCCAACACGCTGATCATCGCGGCCATCACCGTGCCGATCGGCCTCGGGCTGGCCGTCGTCATCGCGGTCGCCCTCGAGAAGCTGAAGACGCGCTCGCTCTATCTCATCCTGTTCTTCGCCCCGGTCGTGACCTCGACGGTGGCGGTCGCGATGATCTGGCAGCAGATGTTCCGCTCCGACGGCGCTCTGTCGACCGTCATCTCGAAGGTCTTCGGCATCGCACCGCCGGACTGGCTGCAAGACCCGCGCCTGGCTCTCCTGGCCGTCTGCATCGTCACGATCTGGTCGTCGCTCGGCCTCAACGTCGTCATCTTCCTCGCCGGGCTGCAGAACATCTCGCCGGCGGTCGTCGAGGCGGCCCGCATCGACGGAGCCGGCGCGACGCGCCTGTTCTGGAGCATCCGCCTGCCGCTCCTGTCGCCGATCGTGTTCTTCTCGTCGGTGATCGCGTTCATCTCGTCGCTGCAGACCTTCGACACGGTCTACGTGCTCGTGAAGAACGCCGGACCGGACAACGCGACCCGCACGATCGTGTACCAGATCTACGACCTCGGCTTCGGCCGGTTCGAGTTCGGGCCGTCGAGCGCGGCATCCATCATCCTGCTCGTTCTGACGCTCATCATCACCGCGATCCAGTTCGGCGCGCAGAAGAAGTTCGTGCACTACGAGGACGACCCGGCATGAGCATCATGAATCCCCCCGCGCCCGCGACAGAATCGACGATCGCGCTGACCGCGCCCGGACACGCGCCGCGCCCGGGCGGCGGCCGCACCCGTGCGAAGCGCCGCACCGGGGCCGTCCTGCTGCACGTCGTGCTCGTCGTCGTCGGGCTGCTGTTCGTCTTCCCGTTCATCTGGATGATCCTGACGTCGTTCAAGACGCTGCCGCAGCTGCTGAAGGCGCCGCTGTCGCTCCTGCCGCAGCCGTTCACCTTCCAGAACTACGTCGACGCGTGGAACGACGTGCCGTTCGCACAGGCGTACGTCAACAGCATCTACATCGCCGTGCTCGTGGTCGTCGGCACGATCATCACCGCATCGATGGCGGGCTACGCGTTCGCCCGCATCCGCTTCCGCGGCGCCCGTGCGATGTTCATCGTGTTCCTCGCGACCCAGATGATCCCGGCGCAGGTGACGCTCATCCCGTTCTACCTGCTGATGTCGAAGCTCGGCTGGGTCGACTCGCACCTCTCGCTCATCGTGCCGGCGCTGCTGGCGAACCCGTTCGCGGTGTTCCTCATGCGCCAGTTCGTGCTCTCGCTGCCCAAGGAGCTCGAAGAGGCGGCGCTCGTCGACGGCGCCGGTCGCTTCCGGATCTTCTGGAGCGTCGTGCTGCCGAACCTGAAGCCCGGCATCGCCGCGCTCAGCATCATCACGGCGATCAACGTGTGGAACGCGTTCCTCTTCCCGCTGGTGCTGCTGAACACGCCGGACCTCTTCACGGTGCCGCTGCTGCTGCAGAGCTTCCAGGGCCAGTTCGGCTCGGTGAACTACGGCCTCGTGATGGCGGCGTCGGCGATCTCGACGATCCCGATGCTGATCGTGTTCATCATCGGCCAGCGGCGGATCATCAGCAGCATGGCGGCTTCGGGGCTCGGCGGCCGATGACTCCGGCTGATCTCACGCGGCTCGCCGGCAGGCACCTCGATCTCGTCCGCGCGCCGTTCACGCTCCCCTCGTCGCGGATCCTGGTGTTCCGCGCGGCGGACGGCCCAGGCGTGCGCGTGCACACCGCAGAGTACGAGAAGGGGCTCGACGAGTGCCGGGTGCTCGACTCGCTGATCGTGCGGGATGCCGCGGGGTCGGCGCTGGCGATCACCGACGTGCAGCCGCACGCTGTGGAGCTCGGCGGCGGGGCGGCGACGCTCGTCTTCGACGGGACGGATGCGCTGTCCGTCGGCTCGGGAGAGCGCGGCCTCTCGGCGCAGTGGACCACGCCGGACGGGCAGACGCGGCGCGCGCCGCTCGACCCGGCGCTGCGGTTCGACGTGCATCCGGACCGGTCCGTCGAGGTCGCCGGAGCGGCAGGCCACCCGGAGGCGATGACGAGGTCGGCGGCCGTCTGGGCCGACTGGTTCACGAGGTGCCCGGCCGTTCGCGCCGACCTCCAGGAGATGACCGCGTTCTGCTGGTGGGTGCTGGGGGCGAACATCGTGTCTCTGCCCCGGCTCGGAGATGCCCGCGCCGTCGTGCCGTCCAAGATCGGCTACGTCGGCCTGTGGCAGTGGGACGCCTACTTCATTGCGATCGGTCTGCGTCACGGCGACCCGGCACTCGCCCGCGAGCAGCTGGACATCGCCTTCCGCTTTCCCACGGCTGCGGGTCAGCTGCCGGACGTCGTGCACGAGGAGGGGGTCCTCGCCTCGAGCGACGACCTGCCGCAGGCCGACCGCGACCGGCTGCGCCGCGCCGGCTCGCACATCGCCCAGCCGGATGCGCCGGTGCCGCTCACCAAGCCTCCGCTGTCGGCGTGGGCGCTGCGCAAGGTGCTCGAGGCCGAGCCGCTGACCGACGAGACCCGGATGTGGGCGCGAGCGCAGCTCGAGATCATCCGGCGCTCGCAGGACTGGTGGCTCGCCGCATCCGATCTCGATCACGACGGCATGCCCGAGTACGGCCACCCCTACTCGTCGGGCCTCGACGACAGCCCCATCTTCGACGGGCCCCTGCCGACGACGGCACCCGACCTCGGTGCGTATCTCGTGCTCCAGGATCTCGAGCTGGCCCGTTTCGGCGAGGAGTTCGGGTTCGATCCCGCGCCCCACCTCGCGCGTGCGGAGCGCACGACGGCGAAGCTGATGGAGATGTGGGATGCCGGTTCCCGCTCGTTCCGGGCACGGGCCGCAGGAGAACCGGTCACGTCGGACGCGATCACCGGCCTCATGCCGCTGCTCACGGGCCGACTGGCTGCCGAGGTCGTCGACGCTCTCGTGGCTGCACTCGATGACCCGCAGCGGTACGGCACGCCGTGGGGGTTGCCGACCGTGGCAGCGGGCGATCCCGACTTCTCCGCGACCCGCATGTGGCGCGGCCCGGTGTGGGTCAACACGAACGTGCTCGTCGCCGAGGGGCTCGCCGCATCCGGTCATCCCGAACGGGCGCGCGCTCTCGTCGAGCAGACCGTGGCCCTGGTGCAGCACGGCGGCGGGCCGCACGAGTACTTCAACCCGCTCACGGGCGAGAAGGCGCCGACCGCGACAACGGCCTTCGGCTGGTCGGCGGCGCTCTTCGTCGACCTCGCGGTGCAGCTCTCCCGCTGAGGGGTGCTCGCGCAGGGGGTCAGTCCGTGAAGTACCCGCTCGAGGCGTTGTCGAGGATGCGCTGCATCCCGTGCATCCAGTTCACGCGCAGGGCGGCGACGGCGGCCGGGATGTCGCCGGCGACGAGGTTGCGAGCGATCTCGGCGTGCTCCGCGGCGACGCGCTCGATCACCGCGTCGCTCGGCACGAGCAGCGACTCGTACCGGTGGAATGCGCCGCGCACGCTCTCGATGAGCGCCAGCAGGCGCCGGTTGGTGCAGGCGGACAGCATGATCGAGTGCCA
This genomic window contains:
- a CDS encoding amylo-alpha-1,6-glucosidase encodes the protein MTPADLTRLAGRHLDLVRAPFTLPSSRILVFRAADGPGVRVHTAEYEKGLDECRVLDSLIVRDAAGSALAITDVQPHAVELGGGAATLVFDGTDALSVGSGERGLSAQWTTPDGQTRRAPLDPALRFDVHPDRSVEVAGAAGHPEAMTRSAAVWADWFTRCPAVRADLQEMTAFCWWVLGANIVSLPRLGDARAVVPSKIGYVGLWQWDAYFIAIGLRHGDPALAREQLDIAFRFPTAAGQLPDVVHEEGVLASSDDLPQADRDRLRRAGSHIAQPDAPVPLTKPPLSAWALRKVLEAEPLTDETRMWARAQLEIIRRSQDWWLAASDLDHDGMPEYGHPYSSGLDDSPIFDGPLPTTAPDLGAYLVLQDLELARFGEEFGFDPAPHLARAERTTAKLMEMWDAGSRSFRARAAGEPVTSDAITGLMPLLTGRLAAEVVDALVAALDDPQRYGTPWGLPTVAAGDPDFSATRMWRGPVWVNTNVLVAEGLAASGHPERARALVEQTVALVQHGGGPHEYFNPLTGEKAPTATTAFGWSAALFVDLAVQLSR